In Astyanax mexicanus isolate ESR-SI-001 chromosome 5, AstMex3_surface, whole genome shotgun sequence, a single window of DNA contains:
- the cbx8b gene encoding chromobox protein homolog 8b yields MELSAVGERVFAAESIIKRRIRRGRMEYLVKWKGWSPKYSTWEPEENILDSRLFAAFEERERERELFGPKKRGPKLKTFLLKAQAKAKARSYEFRGESSRSIRVSYPSPEPLATPRAREGLRAVVPTIFPPSTVNRGESVRLPPPEPPRDHPLPRDGFIPTPKKRGRKPKLRFKDGYPSSLHSDQAKMSAEESMSGIPSKMARLELGEDDEDSEDRCSDLRAIKLPHRNQASPANPYKPHRIVPSLDWGLHSSRMSVGLQDNRTREHLSHSSHLHRKHLKHLKHLSHHRAFEVLDPPKLPQQKPSLVAKIPVARILGEPEEEVEEDEEDDNEDVWNPCFSNVEKVVVTDVTTNFLTVTIKESSTDEGFFKDKR; encoded by the exons ATGGAGCTGTCTGCCGTCGGCGAGAGGGTCTTCGCGGCCGAATCGATCATCAAGCGGCGAATACGACGG GGTCGGATGGAGTATCTGGTGAAATGGAAGGGCTGGTCGCCCAA GTACAGCACATGGGAGCCCGAAGAGAACATCCTGGATTCTCGGCTCTTCGCAGCCTTCGAAGAgag GGAGCGTGAGAGGGAGCTGTTTGGACCCAAGAAAAGAGGACCCAAACTCAAGACTTTTCTGCTAAAG GCCCAGGCCAAAGCCAAAGCCAGATCCTACGAGTTCCGAGGTGAATCTTCCCGAAGCATCCGTGTCTCCTACCCTAGCCCAGAGCCTCTGGCCACTCCAAGAGCCAGAGAGGGCCTGAGGGCTGTTGTCCCGACTATATTCCCTCCTAGCACAGTTAACAGAGGCGAGAGTGTCAGGCTCCCACCCCCAGAACCACCTCGAGATCATCCCTTGCCAAGGGATGGTTTCATCCCGACGCCAAAAAAGAGAGGCCGCAAGCCCAAACTACGCTTTAAAGATGGCTATCCAAGCAGCCTGCACTCAGACCAGGCGAAGATGAGTGCAGAGGAGTCAATGTCCGGCATACCATCCAAAATGGCACGACTCGAGCTGGGGGAGGATGATGAGGACAGTGAGGACAGATGTTCTGATTTGAGGGCCATTAAATTGCCTCACAGAAATCAAGCTTCTCCAGCTAACCCCTATAAACCACACAGGATTGTTCCATCGCTGGATTGGGGCCTTCACTCCAGCAGGATGTCCGTAGGCTTGCAGGACAACAGGACTAGAGAGCACCTGAGCCATTCGAGCCATTTGCATCGCAAGCATCTAAAGCACCTTAAACACCTCAGCCATCACAGAGCGTTCGAGGTCTTGGACCCTCCAAAGCTGCCACAGCAGAAACCCTCCCTCGTGGCAAAAATCCCTGTGGCACGGATACTTGGGGAGCCTgaggaggaagtggaggaggatgaggaggatgacaATGAAGATGTGTGGAACCCCTGCTTCAGCAATGTAGAGAAGGTTGTTGTCACGGATGTAACAACAAACTTTTTGACTGTGACCATCAAAGAGAGCAGCACAGATGAAGGGTTCTTTAAAGACAAAAGATGA